The proteins below are encoded in one region of Bacteroidota bacterium:
- a CDS encoding aldehyde ferredoxin oxidoreductase family protein: MDKIFGQYGVILDINLSTNKIDKTQISKNDLKNYLGGRGLGMKILWDRIKKPGLDPLSPENIIMFMPGPFSGLPIPSSSRTTIVTKSPRTSPINKKHKHSSTISYANMGGFFGPEVKFAGYDGIVVTGKANSPVFILIEDDKVQIKSAESYWGMGTDSLDKTLIEEYGKNYQSCYIGQGGENLVPYASVLNTAARAAGRGGVGAVMGSKNLKAILVKGTQQPNLAKHKMYLDLLEKTRTAFREDENGVNRWRAGGTADALESSSNNGTMAVKNYREGTFKEIEKINTKAARTQIWKRDFACFSCQLACKKSGFAKGAYGGIVHDGPEYETGTMLGANLLISDLEGLNKMIFICDDYGIDIITAGCVLGFLMECREKGLIDLDFLDGVDLTWGNVDASIEMIHKIVNRDGVGKWAAMGVKALAKRIGQGSEEFAIHVKGHELAAWNVNTNASSMMITYGTANRGACHLNSSSPSRQNTNALRDSLGACSFAGSWYKGDISYRKFIEAITGAEQSDDEFNLIGERIFNLEKMFNLREGFDDKDDHLPERFFKDAHTYGKGEGKLATHEDFTKWIEAYYAERGWDIKTSKPKTEKLSQLGLEFTLQS; encoded by the coding sequence ATGGATAAGATTTTTGGACAATACGGTGTAATTCTGGATATAAATCTAAGCACCAATAAAATAGATAAAACCCAAATTAGTAAAAACGATCTGAAAAATTATTTGGGTGGACGTGGTTTAGGAATGAAAATTCTTTGGGATCGAATCAAAAAACCCGGACTTGATCCTTTATCACCTGAAAACATCATCATGTTTATGCCGGGGCCATTTAGTGGATTGCCTATCCCCTCTTCATCGCGTACAACCATTGTCACAAAATCGCCACGAACTTCGCCCATCAATAAAAAACACAAACATTCTTCTACGATTTCATATGCAAATATGGGAGGTTTCTTCGGCCCCGAAGTGAAGTTTGCAGGTTACGACGGAATTGTAGTGACGGGAAAAGCAAATTCCCCTGTTTTTATCTTGATTGAAGATGATAAGGTTCAGATTAAAAGTGCTGAATCATATTGGGGTATGGGGACTGATAGCCTGGATAAAACCCTGATTGAAGAGTATGGTAAAAATTACCAGTCATGTTATATCGGTCAGGGTGGAGAAAATCTGGTTCCATATGCCAGTGTGTTAAATACGGCAGCCCGTGCAGCAGGACGCGGAGGCGTCGGAGCCGTTATGGGTTCAAAAAACCTGAAAGCCATCCTTGTCAAAGGAACCCAACAGCCAAATCTTGCCAAACATAAAATGTACCTCGATCTGCTTGAAAAAACCAGGACTGCTTTTCGTGAGGATGAAAATGGAGTAAACAGATGGCGTGCTGGTGGAACAGCAGATGCACTTGAAAGCTCTAGTAATAATGGCACCATGGCAGTAAAAAATTATCGCGAAGGTACCTTTAAAGAAATTGAAAAGATCAATACCAAGGCCGCCCGTACTCAAATATGGAAACGTGATTTTGCATGTTTCTCCTGTCAGTTGGCATGTAAAAAAAGTGGTTTTGCCAAAGGAGCTTATGGAGGTATTGTGCATGATGGTCCGGAATATGAAACCGGAACCATGCTTGGTGCCAATTTATTGATTTCAGATTTAGAAGGACTTAATAAGATGATTTTTATCTGTGATGATTATGGAATCGATATTATTACCGCAGGTTGCGTACTAGGATTTTTAATGGAATGCAGGGAAAAAGGCCTGATCGATCTTGACTTTTTAGATGGAGTGGATTTGACCTGGGGCAATGTGGATGCCTCCATTGAGATGATCCACAAAATAGTGAATAGAGATGGTGTTGGCAAATGGGCGGCTATGGGAGTAAAAGCATTAGCCAAACGTATCGGACAAGGTTCCGAAGAATTTGCGATTCACGTAAAGGGTCATGAGTTGGCTGCATGGAACGTAAACACCAATGCCAGTAGCATGATGATAACCTACGGAACTGCAAATCGTGGAGCGTGTCATTTAAATAGTTCTAGCCCGAGTCGACAAAATACGAATGCCTTGCGCGATTCATTAGGTGCATGCAGTTTTGCCGGAAGCTGGTATAAAGGCGATATCTCTTATCGCAAGTTTATAGAAGCCATAACCGGTGCCGAACAGAGTGATGATGAGTTTAATCTTATTGGGGAAAGGATATTTAACCTTGAAAAGATGTTTAATTTACGCGAAGGCTTTGATGATAAGGATGATCACTTACCCGAACGATTTTTCAAAGATGCGCATACTTATGGTAAAGGTGAAGGCAAATTAGCTACCCACGAGGATTTTACCAAATGGATTGAAGCTTATTATGCCGAACGTGGATGGGATATTAAAACCAGCAAACCAAAAACCGAAAAACTATCGCAGTTAGGATTGGAGTTTACACTTCAGAGCTAA